One genomic region from Candidatus Caldarchaeum subterraneum encodes:
- a CDS encoding exosome complex component RRP41, whose amino-acid sequence MEEVMKIRLIDENGLRVDGRRPDEMRKMRMEVGVLEKTDGSAYVELGGTRIYAGVIGPREVHPKHLELPDKGVINCRYHMASFSVDERKPLGMTRREIELSKVIREALETVVFLEEFPRMMIDIFVEVIQADGGTRTAGITAASLALADAGIPMADMIAAIAVGKVDGVLVLDINEQEDKYGEADMPVAIAPHLNSIVLLQLNGRMTPEEVDKGLEMAQQAVQKIHHMQIEALKRKYRVEPEGLET is encoded by the coding sequence TTGGAAGAGGTGATGAAGATTCGTCTAATTGATGAAAATGGTTTGAGAGTGGATGGCCGGAGACCCGATGAGATGAGGAAGATGAGGATGGAGGTCGGCGTGTTGGAGAAGACGGATGGCTCAGCCTACGTGGAGTTGGGTGGGACAAGGATTTACGCGGGCGTCATAGGCCCCCGCGAGGTCCACCCCAAACACCTTGAACTCCCCGACAAAGGCGTCATAAACTGCAGATACCACATGGCATCCTTCAGTGTAGACGAGCGGAAACCACTCGGCATGACGCGACGAGAAATAGAGCTCTCCAAAGTCATACGCGAAGCCCTTGAAACAGTTGTTTTCCTCGAAGAATTCCCCCGAATGATGATAGACATCTTCGTCGAAGTTATTCAAGCGGATGGTGGGACTAGGACAGCGGGAATAACTGCGGCTTCGCTGGCTCTGGCCGACGCCGGCATACCGATGGCTGACATGATTGCGGCGATAGCGGTGGGCAAGGTTGACGGAGTTCTAGTCCTCGACATCAACGAGCAGGAGGACAAATACGGTGAAGCAGACATGCCTGTGGCCATAGCGCCGCATCTAAACTCGATAGTTCTTCTACAGCTAAACGGGCGGATGACACCCGAGGAGGTGGACAAAGGCCTCGAGATGGCGCAGCAAGCTGTTCAGAAAATCCACCATATGCAAATAGAGGCACTCAAGAGAAAATACCGTGTTGAGCCGGAGGGGCTGGAGACATGA
- a CDS encoding prefoldin beta subunit, which translates to MSERTIPPNVQQQVLRLQQLQQSLSLLLTEKQRIESELAEVNAALEEINKMDDSAVLFKAVGPVLVQTSKEKMVAELTERKELADTRLKVIERQESRARAQIESLQKEVQKLLSGGQATEQ; encoded by the coding sequence ATGTCTGAAAGGACAATTCCTCCTAACGTTCAGCAACAGGTTCTCAGACTTCAGCAGCTTCAGCAAAGCCTAAGCCTTCTTCTCACAGAAAAACAGAGAATCGAGTCCGAGCTCGCCGAGGTAAACGCCGCTCTTGAGGAGATAAACAAGATGGACGACTCGGCTGTATTATTCAAAGCGGTGGGGCCAGTTCTTGTTCAAACAAGCAAAGAGAAGATGGTTGCTGAGCTTACCGAGAGGAAAGAGCTGGCCGACACGAGGCTGAAGGTAATAGAGAGACAGGAGTCGAGGGCCAGGGCGCAGATAGAGTCGCTACAGAAAGAGGTTCAGAAACTATTGTCGGGCGGACAGGCTACAGAGCAGTAG
- a CDS encoding exosome complex component RRP42, whose translation MEKRGYGIKIMKNKIYELLKIGKRIDEREPLQYRKIEIATNVVEKAHGSALVSLGKTKILTGIKVEVGTPYPDRPNEGVFTVNAELLPLASKTFEPGPPDERAIELSRIVDRVIRESKAIEVEKLCIVEGQKVYMIFIDCYVLDYDGNYFDASVLSAVAALRTMTLPVYRVVDGRVEAVPGEKMKLPMRTLPVSVTMALIRDKIIVDPLPAEEDVADTVVTIGYDSDGVLSAIQKSSPGLLPVNMFKEMVKIGLDASNMLRRRLVEGVGDG comes from the coding sequence TTGGAGAAACGAGGATACGGAATAAAAATAATGAAGAACAAGATATACGAACTGCTGAAAATCGGAAAAAGAATAGACGAACGCGAACCACTTCAATACAGAAAAATCGAGATAGCGACAAATGTTGTGGAGAAGGCTCACGGCTCGGCTCTCGTCTCACTGGGCAAGACAAAGATTTTGACAGGCATCAAGGTTGAAGTCGGCACACCTTACCCAGATCGGCCGAACGAGGGAGTTTTCACTGTCAACGCAGAGTTGCTGCCCTTGGCGTCGAAGACCTTTGAGCCAGGGCCGCCGGACGAGAGAGCTATTGAGCTATCGCGGATTGTGGACAGGGTTATCAGGGAGAGCAAAGCCATCGAGGTGGAGAAGCTATGCATCGTCGAGGGCCAGAAGGTTTACATGATTTTCATAGACTGTTATGTTTTGGACTATGACGGTAACTACTTTGACGCATCTGTTCTATCTGCTGTGGCCGCGCTTAGGACGATGACGCTCCCCGTGTACCGTGTGGTTGACGGCAGGGTAGAGGCGGTGCCTGGTGAGAAGATGAAGCTGCCCATGCGAACGCTGCCAGTAAGCGTGACGATGGCCCTTATCCGTGACAAGATTATAGTGGACCCTCTGCCGGCGGAGGAGGATGTCGCCGACACGGTCGTGACCATCGGATACGACAGCGACGGTGTTTTGTCAGCTATTCAGAAAAGCTCTCCTGGCCTACTTCCCGTGAACATGTTCAAGGAGATGGTTAAAATTGGGCTCGACGCCTCAAATATGCTTAGGAGAAGGCTGGTAGAGGGTGTTGGTGATGGTTAA
- a CDS encoding proteasome alpha subunit: MALGMTGAYDRAITVFSPQGRLYQVEYALETVRSGSTALSITCREGVVLAVEERMHTKLQNPDFSWKIFQIDEHIGAAAAGLNSDARVLVDNARVYAQTLRLSYDEEPLVEAVARRVGDIMQLYTQHAGVRPFGTALLIGGVDKTGPRLFYAEPSGLILEYNAWAIGRGADKVREIFETSYKVDMSLDNAVELGLSALVDSVDKIEEGWTVRLVTIPVSTRKYSMKPQPELNTLLEKFIKAKKQ; encoded by the coding sequence ATGGCGCTGGGAATGACTGGTGCATATGACAGGGCGATAACAGTTTTTTCACCGCAGGGCCGGCTGTACCAGGTCGAATATGCTCTCGAAACGGTAAGATCTGGTTCAACAGCTCTATCTATCACGTGCAGAGAGGGTGTGGTGCTTGCTGTCGAGGAACGCATGCATACCAAGCTGCAGAACCCCGATTTCTCTTGGAAGATTTTCCAGATAGATGAGCATATAGGAGCGGCGGCGGCGGGGCTCAACTCAGACGCCAGAGTGCTTGTCGACAACGCGAGGGTGTATGCTCAGACGCTTAGACTCTCCTATGACGAGGAGCCTCTAGTCGAGGCTGTGGCGAGAAGAGTGGGCGACATCATGCAGCTCTACACACAGCACGCAGGTGTACGGCCATTCGGCACAGCGCTTCTCATAGGCGGCGTCGACAAGACCGGGCCACGTCTTTTCTACGCGGAGCCAAGCGGCCTCATCCTCGAATACAACGCATGGGCCATAGGAAGAGGAGCTGACAAGGTGAGGGAAATCTTCGAAACCAGCTACAAAGTCGACATGTCGCTTGACAACGCTGTCGAGCTTGGACTCAGTGCGCTGGTCGACTCGGTTGACAAAATCGAGGAAGGATGGACGGTGCGGCTAGTAACCATACCGGTTTCAACAAGAAAATATTCCATGAAGCCTCAGCCCGAGCTAAACACTTTACTCGAAAAATTCATCAAGGCGAAGAAACAGTAG
- a CDS encoding exosome complex component RRP4: MLYFSENELVVPGQLLSDNPRQSGLGTYVRDGKVYASVMGFAKSINGVLRIIPVSGRYRPQRGDKVLGIVSDVKPNAVEVDIGGETTAVIKPHERETTPLKIDIGDCVLAEVKATGLKGIVLATEGLQKIPSGILVSVNAAKVPRIIGRKGSMLQILRRETGCDFWVGRNGLIVVNGPDPAHEFAAVAAVNMIEREAHTSGLTERVIQMLRKMLGRGDEDSSN, from the coding sequence ATGCTGTACTTTAGCGAGAACGAGCTTGTTGTACCGGGTCAGCTACTCTCCGACAACCCGAGGCAAAGCGGTTTGGGCACATACGTTCGCGATGGCAAGGTATACGCATCGGTGATGGGCTTCGCCAAATCCATAAACGGCGTCCTCAGAATCATTCCAGTCAGCGGCAGATACAGGCCTCAGAGGGGAGACAAAGTTCTTGGAATAGTTTCCGACGTCAAACCAAACGCGGTCGAAGTGGACATCGGCGGAGAAACAACCGCGGTCATCAAGCCCCATGAGCGAGAAACCACACCGCTCAAAATAGACATAGGAGACTGCGTGCTCGCGGAGGTCAAGGCCACAGGTCTAAAGGGAATAGTTCTGGCAACGGAGGGTTTGCAGAAAATACCGTCAGGCATTCTTGTCTCCGTCAACGCCGCTAAGGTGCCTCGCATAATCGGGAGAAAAGGCTCCATGCTTCAGATTCTCCGCCGTGAGACAGGATGCGACTTCTGGGTGGGTCGCAATGGTTTAATAGTGGTCAACGGCCCAGACCCCGCCCACGAGTTCGCCGCAGTGGCGGCGGTGAACATGATTGAGAGAGAAGCGCACACGTCTGGGTTAACTGAGCGAGTTATCCAGATGCTTAGAAAAATGCTTGGAAGAGGTGATGAAGATTCGTCTAATTGA
- a CDS encoding conserved hypothetical protein (putative RNA-associated protein) — protein MPKQRENYTIARLGIGGTTYEVLVDPENALRYKMGEKIPITKILAYEEVFKDWKKGVRASESELKKNFGTTDVRVVAEKIMAEGEVLITTEQRRRLIEEKKRQIIDFIARNAIDPRTNTPHPPQRIELALEQVGLSVEPFADPKVEALKAVEKLRRVLPIKIGNMKVEIRVAGEFMGKVYGLIRSMGTMLEEGWLGDGSWRCVAEIPTGVQADLIDRLNKICGGRVEVKPVG, from the coding sequence ATGCCTAAACAACGTGAAAACTATACGATAGCTAGGCTCGGTATCGGTGGAACAACCTACGAGGTTCTGGTAGATCCTGAGAACGCGCTACGCTACAAAATGGGTGAAAAAATTCCGATAACTAAAATTCTTGCCTATGAGGAGGTTTTCAAGGATTGGAAGAAGGGTGTAAGAGCTTCGGAGAGCGAGTTGAAAAAGAATTTCGGAACAACGGACGTTAGGGTGGTGGCTGAGAAGATTATGGCCGAGGGCGAAGTGTTGATAACCACAGAGCAGAGGAGGCGGCTGATAGAGGAGAAGAAGCGGCAGATAATTGATTTCATAGCGAGAAACGCCATAGACCCCAGAACCAACACCCCGCATCCACCTCAGAGAATCGAGCTGGCCCTCGAACAAGTGGGCCTCTCGGTGGAGCCTTTTGCAGACCCCAAGGTTGAGGCTTTGAAAGCTGTCGAGAAGCTTAGACGAGTTCTCCCCATAAAGATTGGAAACATGAAGGTGGAGATAAGGGTGGCGGGCGAGTTCATGGGCAAAGTTTACGGACTGATACGGAGCATGGGCACCATGCTTGAGGAGGGTTGGCTGGGAGATGGAAGCTGGAGATGCGTGGCCGAGATACCGACAGGCGTTCAGGCAGACCTAATAGACAGGCTTAACAAGATTTGCGGAGGAAGAGTGGAGGTAAAGCCGGTGGGCTGA
- a CDS encoding large subunit ribosomal protein L37Ae, translating into MLVMVKSRQAIAKGLGPRYGSTLRKKWAEVVSVARANHVCDRCGAKRVRRVSVGVWQCRRCGYKFAGQAYAPKAEK; encoded by the coding sequence GTGTTGGTGATGGTTAAAAGTCGACAAGCGATTGCCAAGGGGCTTGGACCACGATACGGCTCAACTCTGAGAAAGAAATGGGCCGAGGTGGTGTCGGTAGCAAGAGCGAACCACGTCTGCGATAGATGTGGAGCTAAGAGGGTGCGGAGAGTATCGGTCGGTGTCTGGCAGTGCAGGAGATGCGGCTACAAGTTCGCCGGCCAAGCCTATGCACCCAAGGCTGAGAAGTAA
- a CDS encoding elongation factor EF-2: protein MPRVKRISEVVDILRNKESIRNIGIIAHVDHGKTTTSDSLLAAAGLLSPSLAGRALALDYLEEEQQRQMTIKAANVSLYYEMDGKPYIINLIDTPGHVDFSGRVTRALRAIDGAIVVVDAVEGVMTQTETVIRQALGERVRPVLYINKIDRLVKELKLPPEKIQETLARIVREVNTLIDMYGEPEQREKWKISFADNTVAIGSSKDRWGFTVKQAQQKGIKFSDVIDAFSREDVEWLRQKTPLHEALLEMVISKHPPPHVAQKYRISKIWKGDLESEVGRAMLDCDENGPTVMAVTDVRVDPQAGVVATGRLFSGTISEGDSVIIVGRNISGRVQQVGVYMGPSREIVGSIPAGNIPAVLGLADVRAGDTIGTVETVPFESLKYVSEPVVTISVEPKYSRDLPKLVEFLNKLTIEDPTLVTVVRPETGEYLISGMGTLHLEIALTWIQKAGLEVVSGRPIILYRESVQSKGREFEGKSPNRHNRIYTRVEPLEPEIIELIRKGELFDEMDRKQVAKILREHGWDADEARNVWTIDGRGNILVDATKGAQYLQESKMMILGGFQRVMQEGPLAAENMRGVKAVLTQVELHEDPVHRGYAQIAPATWRSLYASVLSASPVLLEPVLKIEAKVSQEFMGAVTSTITSKRGRVLDVKQAEYVTVVVGEIPASETFDLSEAMRSATMGKAFWATEFSEWKPVPASLRDKVIQEIRKRKGLPLEIPTIEQFVEE from the coding sequence ATGCCAAGAGTTAAGCGAATATCTGAAGTCGTAGACATTCTGAGGAATAAGGAGAGCATAAGAAACATTGGCATCATAGCGCATGTCGACCATGGCAAAACAACCACGTCTGATTCTCTGCTGGCTGCGGCTGGGCTGCTCTCGCCTTCGCTCGCTGGCAGGGCCCTTGCACTGGATTATCTTGAGGAGGAGCAGCAGAGACAGATGACAATCAAGGCGGCGAACGTCTCCCTCTACTATGAGATGGATGGAAAACCCTACATCATCAACCTCATAGACACACCTGGCCACGTAGACTTCTCCGGAAGAGTTACAAGAGCCTTGAGAGCCATAGACGGCGCGATAGTCGTAGTCGACGCTGTGGAGGGTGTGATGACGCAGACAGAGACCGTTATCAGACAAGCCCTCGGCGAAAGAGTCAGACCAGTCCTCTACATCAACAAAATCGATAGACTCGTAAAAGAACTCAAGCTTCCGCCTGAAAAAATACAGGAAACACTTGCACGCATAGTGCGTGAAGTCAACACTCTGATAGACATGTATGGTGAGCCTGAGCAGCGTGAGAAATGGAAGATAAGCTTCGCGGATAACACTGTTGCGATAGGTAGCTCGAAGGATAGGTGGGGATTCACTGTCAAGCAAGCTCAGCAAAAAGGCATCAAGTTCAGCGACGTCATAGATGCCTTCAGCAGAGAGGATGTGGAGTGGCTGAGGCAGAAGACCCCGCTCCACGAGGCCCTTCTCGAAATGGTTATCTCAAAGCATCCGCCACCTCATGTGGCTCAGAAATACCGTATCTCGAAAATTTGGAAAGGAGACCTCGAGAGCGAGGTTGGACGAGCTATGCTGGATTGTGATGAAAACGGTCCGACAGTCATGGCTGTCACGGACGTGCGTGTTGACCCTCAAGCAGGCGTCGTGGCCACAGGCAGGTTGTTCAGCGGCACTATATCAGAGGGTGACAGCGTCATCATAGTGGGACGCAACATATCGGGCCGCGTTCAGCAAGTTGGTGTCTACATGGGCCCATCTAGGGAAATAGTTGGCAGCATACCCGCTGGAAACATACCCGCGGTCCTCGGCCTCGCCGACGTCAGGGCAGGAGACACCATCGGAACAGTTGAGACAGTTCCCTTCGAATCCCTCAAATACGTGTCCGAGCCCGTGGTAACCATATCGGTAGAGCCGAAATACAGCAGAGATTTGCCCAAGCTCGTAGAGTTTCTCAACAAACTCACCATCGAGGACCCAACACTAGTAACAGTCGTCCGCCCAGAGACAGGCGAGTACCTCATCAGTGGAATGGGCACGCTCCACCTCGAGATTGCTCTCACATGGATACAGAAGGCTGGGCTGGAAGTTGTCTCAGGCAGGCCGATCATATTGTACAGGGAATCTGTCCAATCAAAGGGCAGAGAGTTCGAGGGCAAATCCCCTAACAGACACAACCGCATCTACACACGTGTCGAGCCTCTTGAGCCTGAGATAATCGAGCTGATACGCAAGGGAGAGCTCTTCGACGAAATGGATAGGAAGCAGGTGGCGAAAATTCTGCGAGAACATGGCTGGGATGCCGACGAGGCTAGGAACGTCTGGACAATAGACGGTCGTGGAAACATTCTGGTGGATGCCACAAAGGGAGCACAATATCTGCAGGAGTCTAAGATGATGATACTGGGAGGTTTTCAGCGGGTAATGCAGGAGGGTCCTCTTGCAGCGGAGAACATGCGCGGAGTGAAAGCCGTTCTCACACAGGTTGAGCTTCACGAAGACCCTGTCCACAGAGGCTATGCACAAATTGCTCCCGCGACGTGGCGAAGCCTCTACGCCAGCGTTCTCTCAGCCTCGCCGGTGCTGCTCGAGCCTGTTCTCAAGATTGAGGCAAAGGTGTCGCAGGAATTCATGGGCGCCGTCACATCCACCATCACCAGCAAACGTGGAAGAGTTCTGGATGTTAAGCAGGCAGAGTATGTGACTGTTGTGGTGGGCGAGATACCTGCATCTGAGACATTTGACCTCAGCGAGGCCATGAGGAGCGCCACCATGGGCAAAGCCTTTTGGGCAACGGAGTTCAGCGAATGGAAACCCGTGCCTGCTTCTCTAAGGGATAAAGTCATACAAGAAATCCGGAAGAGAAAGGGACTACCTCTCGAGATACCCACGATAGAGCAGTTCGTAGAGGAGTGA
- a CDS encoding conserved hypothetical protein (GTPase), with product MTRTRVLFVVGTAGSGKSSLTGVFSEWLRDHEQSTATVNLDPAALSLPYDPDVDVREFVDYERIMSTRNLGPNGALIASVREVARNIDEIAALAEETNADWLLVDTPGQLELFAFRKEGRIIARKISDGRKLLLFLLDSVICAHPRNYAASLFLSVSTILSLGLPAVNVLTKTDAVPPRNLARIFGWHESEESFAVSSSGSMNELQMTLSREIVQTVWEISNSIPLVAVSAKTYEGFTELYANLTRIYDEGEMELR from the coding sequence TTGACGAGGACAAGAGTTCTCTTCGTGGTTGGAACAGCTGGCTCCGGCAAATCTTCGCTGACAGGTGTCTTTAGCGAGTGGCTAAGGGACCATGAACAGTCAACTGCAACGGTTAACCTCGACCCCGCAGCCCTATCCCTTCCCTATGATCCAGACGTCGACGTCCGCGAGTTTGTCGATTACGAGCGAATAATGTCGACAAGAAACCTCGGGCCCAACGGCGCCTTGATCGCTTCGGTTAGAGAGGTAGCTAGAAACATCGATGAAATAGCGGCGTTGGCTGAAGAAACGAACGCAGACTGGCTTCTGGTGGACACGCCTGGTCAGCTAGAGCTGTTTGCTTTCAGGAAAGAGGGGCGGATAATAGCGAGAAAAATCTCCGACGGAAGAAAACTTCTACTCTTTTTGCTTGACTCAGTCATCTGCGCTCATCCAAGAAACTACGCCGCATCACTTTTCCTATCCGTATCAACCATTCTCTCGCTCGGGTTACCTGCCGTGAATGTTTTAACCAAGACAGACGCTGTTCCGCCGAGAAACTTGGCCAGAATATTTGGATGGCATGAATCAGAGGAATCCTTCGCGGTTAGCTCCAGCGGGTCGATGAACGAGCTTCAGATGACGCTTTCCCGGGAGATTGTTCAAACTGTTTGGGAAATATCCAACAGTATTCCGCTTGTAGCTGTCTCCGCAAAAACCTATGAAGGCTTCACCGAGCTCTACGCAAATCTTACCCGAATTTATGACGAGGGGGAGATGGAGCTGAGATGA
- a CDS encoding cobalt/nickel ABC transporter ATP-binding protein — MHYVYPSNVHALRGVSLEFRPGELVALMGENGSGKTTLLKHINGLLKPVKGRVIVEGVETRTASVAQLSQVAGLVFQNAEDMFFESNVFDEVAFALRNFGYGEEVVRKRVEWALKFFELDAYANQSPFLLSGGEKKRLAMAIILAWSPRIICLDEPTIGQDSLQKEKMKHMIKMLNTQGRTVLLATHDVEFVAELRPRVVLLSKGEVVADGKCEEILTDETLVKKASILMPQLVYAFKRLEDLGFDSHVLDVDEGVRQVLKVLRHEPV; from the coding sequence GTGCACTATGTCTATCCATCTAACGTTCACGCCCTAAGAGGCGTCTCACTCGAGTTTAGGCCAGGTGAGCTTGTCGCCCTCATGGGTGAAAACGGCTCAGGCAAGACCACACTCCTCAAACACATAAACGGCCTACTCAAGCCCGTAAAAGGCCGAGTAATCGTGGAGGGGGTCGAGACAAGAACAGCCTCTGTCGCACAGTTATCGCAGGTTGCCGGGCTTGTTTTCCAAAACGCCGAAGACATGTTCTTTGAATCAAATGTTTTCGACGAGGTCGCGTTTGCACTCAGAAACTTTGGATACGGTGAAGAGGTTGTGCGTAAAAGAGTCGAATGGGCTCTCAAGTTCTTTGAGCTTGACGCATACGCTAACCAATCACCTTTCTTACTTAGCGGAGGTGAGAAGAAAAGGCTCGCCATGGCCATTATCCTCGCCTGGAGCCCGCGCATCATTTGTCTCGACGAGCCGACTATTGGACAGGATAGCCTGCAGAAGGAGAAGATGAAACACATGATAAAGATGCTTAACACTCAGGGGCGGACGGTTCTGCTTGCCACCCATGATGTCGAGTTCGTGGCCGAACTGAGGCCACGTGTGGTTCTCTTGTCAAAAGGCGAAGTAGTCGCGGACGGAAAGTGTGAGGAGATATTAACTGATGAGACGCTTGTGAAAAAAGCATCGATTTTGATGCCTCAGCTGGTGTATGCTTTTAAGAGGCTTGAGGACCTTGGCTTCGACAGCCATGTTCTCGACGTGGACGAGGGTGTTAGACAGGTTTTGAAGGTGCTGCGGCATGAGCCTGTTTGA
- a CDS encoding aspartyl-tRNA(Asn)/glutamyl-tRNA (Gln) amidotransferase subunit A gives MRMRSGLSNQMTLRKLFSSRNYNPEERWREQYRVIGEKNDVYRAYITVFPKPVVERSFRRRFLRGISFGVKDVFHIKGYPTTAGSRLLSNMVSSRTAAVVSRILEAGGAVNGKTNLHEFAFGVSNINPFYGACLNPFDTSRVSGGSSGGSAVAVALGMCDIGLGTDTAGSVRVPAAFCGVVGFKPTSGQLSTDGVIPLSWSMDHVGILSRNVWETILVYSVLVDKPLKPDAIKPLPLDGLRIGVPRNYFLDLLDRHVEEAFEKGLRTLEQRGAVLEEVVVENVEKAARCRSVIAFAEAAAYHLQLSRGRLHEYGQDVRDRIVRGLAIPAAAYLNALRARKRLVKDFGKLFEKVDVLATPTTLIPAHRVDEENVEIDGQLISVREASLKNTEPFNLYGVPAISLPAAERARGLPVGIQLVGPYGEDLKLLRTALAVEKAFTASS, from the coding sequence TTGAGGATGAGGAGCGGCCTTTCTAACCAGATGACGCTTCGGAAACTTTTCTCATCAAGAAATTATAATCCAGAGGAGAGGTGGAGAGAACAATACAGGGTTATTGGAGAGAAGAATGATGTTTACAGAGCATACATCACGGTTTTTCCCAAGCCTGTTGTCGAAAGAAGTTTTCGGAGGAGGTTTTTGCGCGGCATCAGCTTCGGTGTAAAAGACGTTTTTCACATTAAGGGTTATCCAACCACGGCTGGTTCAAGGCTGTTGTCAAACATGGTTTCGAGTAGGACCGCGGCTGTTGTGTCGCGGATTCTAGAGGCAGGCGGTGCTGTAAACGGGAAAACAAACCTTCACGAGTTTGCCTTTGGCGTCTCCAACATTAATCCCTTCTATGGAGCGTGTCTCAACCCTTTTGACACTTCCCGTGTTTCGGGCGGCTCCAGCGGAGGCTCAGCTGTTGCCGTCGCGCTAGGCATGTGTGATATTGGACTTGGGACTGACACCGCTGGGTCTGTGAGGGTGCCTGCAGCCTTCTGCGGAGTCGTGGGGTTTAAGCCGACATCGGGGCAACTAAGCACGGATGGAGTCATACCGCTGAGCTGGAGCATGGACCACGTAGGCATACTCTCTAGAAACGTGTGGGAAACAATCCTCGTCTACTCTGTTCTGGTCGACAAACCCCTAAAACCGGATGCGATAAAGCCTTTACCGCTTGATGGCCTTAGGATAGGTGTGCCACGTAACTATTTTCTAGACCTTTTGGACAGACATGTTGAGGAAGCTTTCGAGAAGGGTCTGCGAACTCTGGAGCAAAGGGGAGCTGTTTTGGAGGAAGTTGTTGTCGAGAACGTTGAGAAAGCCGCTCGATGCAGGTCTGTCATAGCGTTTGCAGAGGCCGCTGCCTATCATCTTCAACTATCCCGTGGAAGACTCCATGAATATGGTCAGGATGTCCGGGACCGCATTGTCCGCGGCCTTGCCATACCTGCAGCCGCTTACCTTAACGCTTTGAGGGCTAGGAAAAGGTTGGTGAAAGACTTTGGAAAACTCTTTGAGAAGGTGGATGTTTTGGCAACACCGACAACCTTGATACCGGCTCATCGGGTTGACGAGGAGAACGTCGAAATCGATGGGCAACTAATCTCTGTCCGAGAAGCATCTTTAAAAAACACCGAGCCATTCAACCTCTACGGCGTTCCCGCAATCAGCTTACCCGCGGCAGAAAGGGCTCGGGGTCTACCTGTAGGCATCCAGCTCGTTGGACCATATGGAGAAGACCTGAAGCTTCTCAGAACAGCTCTCGCCGTCGAGAAAGCTTTCACTGCTTCGAGCTGA
- a CDS encoding cobalt/nickel ABC transporter ATP-binding protein, which yields MTIIQVSDLSFTYAGSSKPSLKNVSFSVERGEFVLVVGPSGGGKSTLLRCLNGLVPQFYEGEYSGKVVVDGLEPDKTPTHKMSQVIGMVFQNPQNQLFALSVEADIAFPLENLGLPREEIIQRVEETMGLLNIAHLRDRSPFELSGGQQQRVAIASVLAMKPKILAMDEPTSFLDPLTAAQLLSLIDDVRKRLQLTVLLVEHRVEMAAAKADRIMVISDGRVVFDGPPRDFFELYESHLYGVSAPKVTSVSKKLKTHLEKWNRVCLSAEEFEAEVRRLVSHI from the coding sequence ATGACGATCATTCAGGTAAGCGACCTATCGTTCACCTACGCTGGAAGCAGCAAGCCTTCTCTAAAAAATGTCAGCTTTTCTGTTGAGAGAGGGGAGTTTGTTCTGGTTGTGGGGCCGAGCGGCGGTGGAAAATCCACTCTCCTCCGCTGCTTAAATGGCTTGGTTCCTCAGTTTTACGAGGGCGAATACAGTGGCAAAGTTGTCGTCGATGGACTCGAGCCAGACAAGACACCCACGCACAAGATGTCCCAAGTTATTGGCATGGTTTTCCAAAACCCGCAGAATCAGCTCTTCGCACTATCCGTGGAAGCAGACATAGCCTTCCCCCTCGAGAACCTCGGGCTTCCCAGAGAGGAGATAATTCAACGCGTCGAAGAAACAATGGGCCTACTGAACATTGCGCATCTAAGAGATAGGTCTCCGTTCGAGCTTTCGGGGGGCCAGCAGCAGAGAGTGGCGATAGCATCCGTCCTAGCTATGAAGCCCAAAATACTCGCCATGGATGAGCCCACCTCATTCCTCGACCCTTTGACGGCGGCGCAGCTCCTCAGCCTCATAGATGATGTTAGAAAGAGGCTTCAGCTAACCGTGTTGCTCGTGGAGCACAGGGTTGAGATGGCCGCTGCAAAGGCAGACAGAATAATGGTCATATCGGACGGTCGAGTGGTTTTCGACGGGCCGCCACGCGACTTCTTCGAACTCTATGAATCGCATCTCTATGGTGTCTCCGCACCCAAGGTCACCAGCGTCAGCAAAAAGCTCAAAACACATTTGGAGAAGTGGAACAGGGTTTGTCTGAGTGCTGAGGAGTTTGAAGCCGAGGTGAGGAGACTCGTCAGCCATATTTGA